A portion of the Bdellovibrionales bacterium genome contains these proteins:
- a CDS encoding carbonic anhydrase produces the protein MAIESRQNQIIQELKEGNKRFLEGRSLQTSKSSLRKLKEFAISGQSPKVIVLCCSDSRAPVEMIFDQDIGDLFVIRVAGNVVAPSLIGSVEFAASTFKTNLVLVMGHTQCGAVTATLKHIESSLASSSDNIQDIVSRIRPHIYPISQISGISPEEKLNRAIEANVRASVSQLSNSSRLIEELVYKNQLKIWGVVLNLASGRVDFLK, from the coding sequence ATGGCCATTGAAAGTAGACAAAACCAAATCATACAAGAATTGAAGGAAGGAAATAAAAGATTTCTTGAAGGAAGATCACTCCAGACCTCAAAATCTTCGTTAAGAAAACTCAAAGAGTTTGCAATATCTGGCCAATCGCCAAAAGTGATCGTTTTGTGCTGCTCTGACTCTCGAGCCCCTGTGGAGATGATTTTCGATCAAGACATCGGAGATTTATTCGTCATCCGTGTGGCGGGCAATGTAGTGGCGCCATCCCTCATTGGAAGTGTGGAATTTGCGGCCAGCACATTTAAAACAAATCTAGTCTTGGTGATGGGACATACTCAATGTGGAGCAGTCACTGCAACACTCAAGCATATTGAAAGTTCCCTGGCGTCTTCTTCCGATAACATTCAGGATATTGTCAGTCGGATTCGACCTCACATATATCCTATTTCACAAATTTCGGGGATTTCACCTGAAGAAAAATTGAATCGCGCCATCGAGGCAAATGTGCGAGCTTCTGTCAGTCAACTATCGAATTCGAGCCGTTTGATCGAGGAACTTGTTTATAAAAATCAGCTCAAAATTTGGGGCGTTGTATTGAATCTTGCTTCGGGCCGGGTGGACTTTCTGAAGTGA
- a CDS encoding zf-TFIIB domain-containing protein, with amino-acid sequence MNCPNCKEVRLVMSERQGIEIDYCPECRGVWLDRGELDKLIERAIPANPMPIIQDSPKKSYYRRDDDDRDHGHKNEHYYKKKKSFLSDIFD; translated from the coding sequence ACTGCCCAAATTGCAAGGAAGTTAGGCTGGTGATGTCAGAGCGACAAGGGATTGAAATTGACTACTGCCCCGAATGTCGTGGTGTATGGCTAGATCGTGGTGAACTTGACAAGCTTATCGAACGGGCGATTCCGGCCAATCCCATGCCCATCATTCAGGACTCGCCAAAGAAAAGTTATTACAGAAGAGACGACGACGACCGCGACCACGGCCATAAAAATGAGCATTACTATAAAAAGAAAAAATCCTTTCTTTCTGACATATTTGATTGA